The following proteins come from a genomic window of Winogradskyella sp. PC-19:
- a CDS encoding glycosyltransferase, which translates to MTQLSYSFIIPVYNRPKEIEELLESFLNLEGNFDYEIVIVEDGSTETSENVICSYIDKLNISYYFKSNSGPGDSRNYGMQRAKGNYYIILDSDVILPEQYLQEVDNFLKQKFYHCFGGPDGAHDSFSDLQKAINFSMTSFMTTGGIRGGSEAIENFQPRSFNLGLSQEAYKATKGFGKIHPGEDPDLILRLWEMGYKTSLIKNAFVYHKRRISWNRFYKQVNKFGQVRPILNKWHPSSAKITYWFPTLFLFVFVISLLLSFVGLYHLLLLYGIYFLILFASSFLVTKNIKVAIMSIGATCIQFYGYGIGFFKSTIKLLTTKKSAETIFPNLFFK; encoded by the coding sequence ATGACACAGTTAAGCTATTCGTTTATAATACCTGTTTATAACCGACCAAAAGAGATTGAAGAACTCTTAGAAAGTTTTTTAAATCTCGAAGGCAATTTCGATTATGAAATTGTTATAGTCGAAGACGGTTCTACAGAAACTTCTGAAAATGTTATTTGTAGTTATATAGATAAGCTTAATATATCATACTATTTCAAAAGTAATTCAGGGCCTGGAGATTCTCGAAATTATGGTATGCAACGTGCAAAAGGGAATTATTATATAATATTAGATTCTGATGTTATTTTACCAGAACAGTATCTGCAAGAAGTAGATAATTTTTTAAAGCAAAAATTTTATCATTGTTTTGGTGGTCCAGATGGTGCACATGATTCATTTAGTGATTTACAGAAAGCTATTAACTTTTCGATGACTTCATTTATGACAACAGGAGGCATAAGAGGTGGAAGCGAAGCTATTGAAAATTTTCAGCCTAGAAGTTTTAATTTAGGTCTTTCTCAAGAAGCATACAAAGCAACAAAAGGATTTGGAAAAATCCATCCTGGAGAGGATCCAGATTTGATATTACGTTTATGGGAAATGGGATACAAAACTTCACTAATAAAAAATGCTTTTGTTTATCATAAAAGACGGATTTCGTGGAATAGGTTCTATAAACAAGTCAATAAATTTGGACAAGTAAGGCCAATACTCAATAAGTGGCATCCTAGTTCTGCGAAGATAACGTATTGGTTCCCAACCTTATTTTTGTTTGTTTTTGTTATTTCGCTACTTTTATCATTTGTTGGCTTATATCATTTACTGTTACTATACGGGATTTATTTTTTAATTCTTTTTGCAAGTTCATTTTTAGTGACAAAAAATATAAAAGTTGCAATTATGTCTATTGGAGCAACTTGTATTCAATTTTATGGCTATGGAATAGGTTTTTTTAAATCGACCATAAAATTATTGACCACAAAAAAATCAGCTGAGACAATTTTTCCTAACTTGTTTTTTAAATGA
- a CDS encoding FG-GAP-like repeat-containing protein yields MRLYLSIIFFLTCSSISFSQLLFDDEAVIRGLTGITSYDGNGNGLSFADYNNDGLDDVTLPTGNDETLKFYKNVNGVFVEDRVLTPAIDYKTRSVSWVDYDNDGDRDLFVVSDIEGSRLFRQDPELLFVDVTVSSGLFTDAIDTYSVSWGDINNDGCLDLFYSNRTLNSLITNYLFQSNCDGTFTNITSTAGLSQDPRLTFGASFFDYNNDGFQDIYVINDKNGSNFLYENDGDSTFTDVSSQTSTGIVVDAMSVTIDDYNSDGFFDIYITNTPSDVATPTLGSVLLKNVNGQYFEDVSSSSGTLLDGWCWGSNFFDADNDMDLDLYVSCIYTLPGERQSYGFYQNDTLEVFSEPTNIGFANNDIDSHGSVIGDADNDGKVDIAVVNNGGLVPNLWMNKTVTTNNYLTISLEGTTSNKDGIGSKIEISINGVKQYRYVINGEGYLSQNSFKEFFGLGENTVVDYVKVYWLSGTIDTILNVTANQILNIVEGSNVLSNPNLEISEDFLIHPNPTSDRLSFKSRNIIETITMYNVLGQEVFKSYYDSLEVDIDISNLSSGAYFVKTSLSGVIKTSRIIKQ; encoded by the coding sequence ATGAGATTATATTTATCAATAATCTTTTTCTTAACTTGCTCATCAATTAGTTTTTCTCAATTACTTTTTGATGACGAAGCTGTAATAAGAGGATTAACAGGGATTACAAGCTATGATGGCAATGGAAATGGCCTAAGCTTTGCAGATTATAACAATGATGGATTAGATGATGTTACTCTACCCACAGGAAATGATGAAACTTTAAAATTTTATAAAAACGTCAATGGTGTGTTTGTTGAAGACAGAGTACTTACACCAGCTATAGATTACAAAACACGATCAGTATCATGGGTAGATTATGATAATGATGGAGACAGAGATTTGTTTGTTGTTAGTGACATAGAAGGTAGTAGGCTCTTTAGACAAGATCCTGAATTATTGTTTGTAGATGTTACAGTAAGTTCAGGTCTTTTTACTGATGCGATTGATACTTATAGTGTTTCTTGGGGAGACATTAATAACGATGGTTGTTTAGATTTATTTTATTCAAACCGAACGTTAAACTCGCTGATTACGAATTACTTATTTCAGAGTAATTGTGACGGTACTTTTACTAATATTACATCTACGGCAGGATTATCTCAAGACCCTAGACTTACTTTTGGAGCAAGTTTTTTTGATTATAATAATGATGGATTTCAAGATATCTATGTTATAAATGATAAAAATGGTTCTAATTTTTTATATGAGAACGATGGAGACTCCACTTTTACTGATGTAAGTTCTCAAACATCTACTGGTATAGTTGTCGATGCTATGTCTGTTACCATTGATGATTATAATTCTGATGGTTTTTTTGATATATATATTACCAATACACCAAGTGATGTTGCGACACCAACTTTAGGTAGTGTATTATTAAAAAATGTAAATGGACAATATTTTGAAGACGTATCATCATCATCAGGAACACTATTAGATGGTTGGTGTTGGGGTTCTAACTTTTTTGATGCAGATAACGATATGGATTTAGACTTATATGTGAGTTGTATTTATACGCTTCCTGGCGAAAGGCAATCCTATGGATTTTATCAAAATGACACGTTAGAGGTTTTTTCTGAACCGACAAATATTGGTTTTGCTAATAATGACATTGACAGTCATGGATCAGTTATTGGAGATGCAGATAACGATGGTAAGGTTGATATTGCAGTTGTTAATAATGGTGGACTAGTACCAAATCTTTGGATGAATAAAACGGTAACCACTAATAATTATCTTACTATAAGTTTAGAAGGAACAACAAGCAACAAAGATGGAATAGGCTCCAAAATTGAAATATCTATTAATGGAGTAAAGCAATATCGCTATGTTATTAATGGAGAAGGTTATCTATCTCAAAACTCTTTTAAAGAATTTTTTGGCTTGGGTGAAAATACAGTAGTAGACTATGTCAAAGTATATTGGTTAAGTGGTACTATAGATACGATACTTAATGTAACTGCAAATCAAATTCTTAATATTGTAGAAGGTAGTAACGTTTTGTCAAATCCAAATCTCGAAATTTCAGAAGACTTTTTAATACATCCAAACCCGACTAGTGATAGATTAAGTTTTAAGTCAAGAAATATTATTGAAACCATTACGATGTATAATGTACTAGGTCAAGAGGTTTTTAAATCATATTACGATTCTTTAGAAGTAGATATAGATATATCTAATTTATCTTCTGGGGCGTATTTTGTAAAAACATCATTATCAGGAGTGATTAAAACTTCTCGAATCATAAAGCAATAA
- a CDS encoding CdaR family protein, with the protein MKKAVSKYFFKIFKKRNVKRFSFFLGAAFFFLMLTKLSQTYTHTIDLEINLYNLEDEVIVLEDSLSFSKVTMKAKGFSLLKYMFNNPKEINIDARSETVKRGKQILWDISNNKYQLNEAFGNSVEILDIKPDTIYFTIDVLASKKVPVKLMKDITYATGFDVINELRLSQDSVKIIGSKRYIDTISVINTEPLDLKNINSDISEEIAFMNTGSDIEILPKTLSVKGTVKRFTEGKFSIPIDLINTPIGKSVNFFPKNIDLIYYVDVENFKNVKQEDFKVVCDFSKLNNQYQNNLELQVLESSSLVKSVRLVQNRVEFIISD; encoded by the coding sequence ATGAAAAAAGCAGTTTCAAAATATTTTTTTAAAATCTTTAAAAAGCGAAATGTAAAGCGCTTCAGTTTTTTTTTAGGAGCTGCATTTTTCTTCTTAATGCTTACCAAATTATCTCAAACATATACCCATACTATAGATTTAGAGATAAATCTCTATAATTTAGAGGACGAAGTTATTGTTTTAGAGGATTCATTATCATTCTCAAAAGTTACAATGAAAGCAAAAGGATTTAGTCTTTTGAAATACATGTTTAACAATCCTAAGGAGATTAATATAGATGCTCGAAGTGAAACTGTTAAAAGGGGTAAACAAATATTATGGGATATTAGTAATAATAAATACCAACTTAACGAAGCATTTGGCAACTCTGTTGAGATTTTAGACATAAAGCCTGATACTATCTATTTCACTATTGATGTATTAGCATCTAAAAAAGTACCAGTAAAACTGATGAAAGATATTACTTATGCCACAGGTTTTGATGTTATTAATGAGCTAAGACTTTCTCAGGATTCTGTGAAAATAATTGGATCAAAAAGATATATAGATACTATAAGTGTTATCAATACAGAACCGCTTGATTTGAAAAATATAAATTCTGATATATCAGAAGAAATAGCTTTTATGAATACTGGTTCTGATATTGAAATTTTACCAAAAACACTTAGCGTAAAAGGTACTGTAAAACGTTTCACTGAAGGTAAATTCTCTATTCCAATTGATTTAATTAACACGCCAATAGGTAAGAGTGTGAATTTTTTTCCAAAAAATATTGACCTTATCTATTATGTAGATGTTGAAAATTTTAAAAATGTAAAGCAAGAAGACTTTAAGGTAGTGTGTGATTTTTCTAAATTAAACAATCAATATCAAAATAACCTGGAACTCCAAGTCCTAGAGTCTTCAAGTTTGGTTAAAAGTGTGCGTTTAGTTCAAAATAGAGTAGAATTTATAATATCCGATTAG
- the miaA gene encoding tRNA (adenosine(37)-N6)-dimethylallyltransferase MiaA, with translation MSKTLISIVGPTGIGKTALSIKLAQYFNTEIISSDSRQFFKEMTIGTAVPNKIELASAKHHFIQHISVEEPYNVGHYEKEAINKLKELFKTQDVIVMVGGSGLYSNAVINGLDIFPDIPKKIREELNLKLETEGIKILQLQLKELDQTSYNTIAINNPQRLIRALEICIGTGKPYSSFLSKNKTKRPFKTISIGIKAEREIIYDRINRRVDIMIENGLVDEARRLLPQKKLNALNTVGYKELFKHFEGEWTLDFAISEIKKNTRRFAKRQLTWYRKDETIKWFDYLEDVNLITSYIENKKPAK, from the coding sequence ATGAGTAAGACACTTATTTCAATAGTTGGACCTACCGGAATTGGTAAAACTGCATTAAGTATTAAATTGGCTCAGTATTTTAACACAGAAATAATTTCTTCAGATTCTAGACAATTTTTTAAAGAAATGACTATTGGAACTGCCGTTCCTAACAAGATAGAACTAGCTTCTGCAAAACATCATTTTATACAACATATATCAGTAGAAGAGCCTTATAATGTAGGTCATTATGAAAAAGAGGCCATTAATAAATTAAAAGAACTGTTTAAGACTCAAGATGTAATAGTAATGGTTGGAGGTTCTGGCTTATATAGTAATGCAGTCATTAATGGTTTAGATATTTTTCCTGATATTCCTAAAAAAATTAGAGAAGAATTAAATCTAAAGCTAGAAACTGAAGGTATTAAAATACTTCAGTTACAACTGAAAGAGTTAGATCAAACCTCATACAATACAATTGCTATTAACAACCCACAACGTCTTATAAGAGCTTTAGAAATATGTATTGGTACAGGTAAGCCTTATTCGAGTTTCTTATCTAAGAATAAAACCAAAAGACCATTTAAAACAATTTCTATAGGTATTAAAGCCGAAAGAGAAATTATTTACGACCGTATTAATAGACGTGTAGATATTATGATAGAAAACGGATTGGTTGATGAAGCAAGAAGATTGTTACCACAAAAAAAGCTTAATGCCTTAAATACAGTTGGCTATAAAGAATTGTTCAAACATTTCGAAGGTGAATGGACTTTAGATTTTGCTATTTCTGAAATTAAGAAAAACACACGCCGATTCGCAAAACGTCAACTAACATGGTATAGAAAAGATGAAACTATTAAATGGTTTGATTATTTAGAAGACGTTAATCTAATCACATCTTATATTGAAAACAAAAAACCAGCTAAATAG
- the coaE gene encoding dephospho-CoA kinase (Dephospho-CoA kinase (CoaE) performs the final step in coenzyme A biosynthesis.): MQDIKKQIIVGITGGIGSGKTTISKYFEALGIPVYHADFEAKALMNRSKVIRRKLIALFGDNTYKNGALNRDYLRSKIFNNKDLLTQMNAIVHPKVGAHFKRWIKKQDAPYVLKEVAIIFENNLQSQYDYIITVVADKEERIKRVIQRDNTSRDSVESIILNQLPDEEKINKSDFIIENDDLEIAKSQVQKTHKALINNI; the protein is encoded by the coding sequence GTGCAAGACATCAAAAAACAAATAATTGTTGGTATTACTGGCGGAATAGGAAGCGGTAAAACAACCATTTCAAAATACTTTGAAGCCTTAGGTATACCAGTATATCATGCAGATTTTGAGGCAAAAGCACTAATGAATCGCTCAAAAGTTATAAGAAGAAAACTTATAGCTCTGTTTGGTGATAATACATATAAAAATGGAGCTTTGAATAGAGATTATCTTCGGAGCAAAATATTTAATAATAAAGATTTACTGACACAAATGAATGCAATTGTGCATCCAAAAGTTGGAGCTCATTTTAAACGCTGGATAAAAAAGCAAGATGCACCTTATGTACTTAAAGAAGTGGCTATAATTTTTGAGAATAATCTACAAAGTCAATATGATTATATAATTACTGTAGTTGCAGATAAAGAAGAGCGTATAAAACGCGTTATACAAAGAGATAATACGTCTCGAGATTCTGTAGAATCTATAATATTGAATCAACTTCCTGATGAAGAAAAGATAAATAAATCTGATTTTATTATAGAAAATGATGATTTAGAGATTGCTAAAAGTCAAGTTCAAAAAACACATAAAGCGTTGATTAATAATATTTAA
- a CDS encoding sensor histidine kinase, translating into MNKKLFVLLVVLMSLSLIGIIFVQSFFINRSLENERQQFTLNVKTALSYVSKQIDDYEFRNYYDNIQPILRDKARADSTSVQRLFFEFEDKESDQTIVHQNIILEERFKVPSLFFEIDADSTDFSNFTNEKTTEVFKNSTIDGSMESVSRVREFDDMSDDTKNFLQRDAFKSLISAYNYPIYKRVSPELIDSFISKNLDEQGIEIKYEYAIFDNDLSTKIRTDNFEKTDNSYGVPIFLDNNDESTFNLWVDFPERNSFLISTILWMIVLSIIFTSVIIVAYTSAIYQLIKQRQISQIKTDFINNMTHEFKTPIATINLALDSIRNPKIIDDKEKVLRYLGMIKEENKRMHAQVENVLRISKLEKNELNISKERLKFHDIVEDAVTHVQLIVEDRKGYIKLHLNAAKSSILANETHFTNVIVNIFDNAIKYSDDAPKIDVYSENIGNSVLVKISDQGNGMSKQVQKKVFEKFYREHTGNVHNVKGHGLGLAYVKRIIDDHQGHISVESEKGKGSTFTIRLPLIS; encoded by the coding sequence ATGAACAAAAAGCTTTTCGTGTTATTGGTAGTATTAATGAGTCTATCGCTTATTGGTATAATTTTCGTTCAATCATTTTTTATTAATAGAAGTTTAGAAAACGAGCGGCAGCAGTTTACTTTGAATGTAAAGACAGCTTTAAGCTATGTTTCTAAACAGATTGATGATTATGAATTTAGAAATTACTACGATAACATTCAGCCTATTTTAAGGGATAAAGCAAGAGCGGATTCAACTTCTGTTCAGCGTTTATTTTTTGAATTTGAAGACAAGGAAAGTGATCAAACAATAGTTCATCAAAATATAATTTTAGAAGAGCGCTTTAAAGTGCCCTCTTTGTTCTTTGAAATAGATGCAGATAGTACCGACTTCAGTAATTTTACTAATGAGAAGACAACTGAGGTTTTCAAAAATTCTACTATCGATGGGTCAATGGAAAGTGTGTCAAGGGTTAGAGAGTTTGATGATATGTCTGACGACACCAAGAATTTTCTACAAAGAGATGCTTTTAAATCCTTAATTAGTGCCTATAATTACCCGATCTACAAAAGGGTTAGTCCGGAATTGATAGATTCTTTTATTAGTAAGAATCTTGATGAACAAGGTATCGAAATCAAATACGAATATGCCATTTTTGATAACGATTTATCAACTAAAATTAGAACAGATAATTTTGAGAAAACAGATAATTCTTATGGGGTTCCTATCTTTTTAGATAATAATGATGAAAGTACTTTTAATCTTTGGGTAGATTTTCCCGAACGTAATAGCTTTTTAATATCGACGATACTTTGGATGATAGTTTTGTCAATAATTTTTACCTCAGTAATTATAGTAGCATATACAAGTGCGATATATCAATTAATTAAGCAACGCCAAATATCACAGATTAAAACAGATTTTATCAATAATATGACGCATGAATTTAAGACGCCAATAGCAACAATTAATTTGGCTTTAGATTCTATAAGAAACCCTAAAATCATTGACGATAAGGAAAAAGTGTTGCGTTATTTGGGCATGATAAAAGAAGAGAATAAACGTATGCATGCTCAAGTAGAAAATGTACTAAGAATTTCTAAGCTCGAAAAAAATGAGCTTAATATAAGTAAGGAACGCCTTAAGTTTCACGACATAGTAGAAGATGCTGTAACGCATGTTCAGCTTATTGTCGAGGACAGAAAAGGTTATATAAAATTGCATCTAAATGCTGCCAAGTCATCAATACTGGCAAACGAAACACATTTTACAAATGTGATTGTAAATATATTTGATAATGCAATTAAGTATTCTGATGACGCTCCAAAGATTGATGTTTATTCAGAGAATATAGGAAACAGTGTTCTTGTAAAAATATCTGATCAAGGAAATGGTATGTCAAAACAAGTTCAGAAAAAGGTGTTCGAAAAGTTTTACAGAGAACACACAGGAAATGTACATAATGTAAAAGGTCACGGTTTAGGGTTGGCTTACGTTAAAAGAATAATAGATGACCATCAAGGTCACATATCAGTAGAAAGTGAAAAAGGAAAAGGTAGCACCTTTACAATAAGGCTACCATTAATATCATAA
- a CDS encoding response regulator transcription factor, which produces MEEQNKKILLVEDDPNFGTVLKDYLIMNDFDVVHAKNGMEGFEKFKKDDYDLCILDVMMPYKDGFTLAKEIREKNTDVPIVFLTAKAMKEDVLKGYKVGADDYLNKPFDSEVLLMKIKAIMQRKATDSVADSKQFEFVIGNFHLNSKLRFLSLNGGDPEKLSPKENELLRLLALHENDLMPRELALTKIWRDDNYFTSRSMDVYIAKLRKYLKPDPNVEILNIHGEGFRLVINK; this is translated from the coding sequence ATGGAAGAGCAAAACAAAAAAATATTATTAGTAGAGGACGATCCAAATTTTGGAACTGTACTTAAAGACTATTTAATCATGAACGACTTTGATGTAGTTCATGCAAAAAATGGTATGGAAGGTTTCGAAAAGTTTAAGAAAGATGATTATGATCTTTGTATACTTGATGTCATGATGCCTTACAAGGACGGTTTTACTCTAGCTAAAGAAATTAGAGAGAAGAATACTGATGTTCCTATTGTTTTTTTAACGGCTAAGGCAATGAAAGAAGATGTCTTAAAAGGTTATAAAGTAGGAGCAGACGACTACTTAAACAAACCTTTTGATAGTGAGGTCTTATTGATGAAGATTAAGGCTATTATGCAGCGTAAAGCAACTGATAGTGTTGCTGACAGTAAGCAGTTTGAGTTTGTTATTGGTAATTTTCATTTAAACTCTAAACTTCGTTTCTTATCTCTTAATGGTGGTGATCCAGAAAAACTATCTCCAAAAGAAAATGAGCTTTTAAGGTTATTGGCTTTACACGAAAACGATTTAATGCCACGTGAATTAGCATTAACTAAAATATGGAGAGATGATAATTATTTCACATCTCGAAGTATGGATGTTTATATAGCAAAATTACGTAAGTATTTAAAGCCAGATCCAAATGTAGAAATTCTAAACATACACGGTGAAGGATTTCGATTGGTAATCAACAAGTAG
- a CDS encoding ion transporter encodes MEATKKHNWRTKLHEIIYEADTPSGKWFDVLLLVFIILSIVLVMLESVNSIDKKYHDLLYYGEWIVTILFSIEYILRVVSIKKPFKYIFSFFGIIDFLSTIPMYVTFLFGGAQALVTLRALRLLRVFRILKLARYLGASNQLKDSIIASRIKILVFLFAVMVSSVVFGTIMYLVEGEANGFTNIPKSVYWCIVTLTTVGFGDIAPQTPLGQFITTIIMILGYGIIAVPTGIVSAEYAKSSSKKSENGKADVTKSQIDTNSQSCRSCLAQNHKDNAEFCYKCGEVLHHE; translated from the coding sequence GTGGAAGCAACAAAAAAACATAATTGGCGTACTAAACTTCATGAAATAATTTATGAAGCAGATACGCCTTCTGGAAAATGGTTTGATGTTTTATTACTAGTTTTTATAATACTGAGTATAGTTTTAGTTATGCTCGAAAGTGTAAATAGTATAGACAAAAAATATCATGATCTACTTTATTACGGAGAATGGATTGTAACTATATTGTTTAGTATAGAATATATACTCAGAGTGGTTAGTATAAAAAAGCCATTCAAGTACATTTTTAGCTTTTTTGGGATAATAGACTTTTTGTCAACCATTCCGATGTATGTAACATTTTTATTTGGAGGCGCTCAAGCGCTTGTAACGCTCCGAGCGCTGAGATTATTGCGAGTTTTTAGGATTTTAAAACTAGCACGCTATCTAGGAGCTTCAAATCAATTAAAAGACTCGATTATTGCGAGCCGTATTAAAATTTTAGTTTTCTTATTTGCTGTAATGGTATCTTCTGTAGTATTTGGCACCATAATGTATTTGGTTGAAGGAGAAGCTAATGGATTTACAAACATCCCTAAAAGTGTATATTGGTGTATCGTGACACTAACGACTGTAGGTTTTGGTGACATAGCTCCACAAACACCCTTAGGCCAGTTTATAACTACAATAATAATGATTTTGGGTTACGGTATAATTGCTGTACCTACAGGAATTGTCTCTGCCGAATATGCAAAGAGCAGTAGTAAAAAATCTGAGAATGGAAAAGCAGACGTAACGAAGTCTCAAATCGATACAAATTCTCAGTCTTGCAGGAGTTGTTTGGCTCAGAATCATAAAGATAACGCTGAGTTTTGTTATAAATGTGGAGAAGTATTACATCATGAGTAA